GCGAGTCGGGCGGATGGGATCGTGATCACGCGGGCGTCACTCGCAGCGGATGAGCGTGTAGATGTCGTCCCCTATTCTGCGATCGAATGATGTTCGAGGAGCCCCCCATCGTCGATGTGCCGTCCGTCGAAGAGGGGACAAACGAATCGACCGCAATCCACGGTGTCGTTCTGGCAGCGGGGACGAGCAGCCGGTACGGAAGGTCGAACAAACTCCTGGAATTGATCGACGGCGACCCGTTGGTCTGTCATGCAGTGGCATCGTTCGTCGAGTCCCGACTCGCGAACGTGACCGTCGTACTCGGACACGACCGCGAACGCGTTCGAGCGGCGCTTCGGGAGTACGACGTCGCGTTTCGATACAACAGATCCTACAAGCAGGGACAGAGCGCGTCGGTACGAGAAGGAATCGAAGCCGCTCGCGAGGCGAGCGCCGACGCCGTCATCTTCGGTCTCGGAGACATGCCGAACGTCTCACCCACAACGGTCGATGCGCTCGTCGAGAGCTACGAACGGGGGGACGGGTCCGCGCTTGCGGCCGGGTATGATGGGTCCCGAGGAAACCCGGTGTTGTTCGACTCGCAGCACTTCGATGCGCTCGGTTCCGTAACGGGGGATATCGGCGGACGGGATATCCTTCGGAACGCCCCCGATGCCGCGATCGTCGACACGGCCGATCCCGGCGTTCTCCGCGATATTGATCGGCCGACGGACCTGAAAAACGGAGAGTACGATGCTGACTGATCGATAGTCGAAGACGGTCGGAGACCATCTCTCGACCCGGTATCGGCTTCGCTTCCGCTCTCTACGGTAGAGCGGGAATTCCCCTTGCCGAGCGCCGCGCTATGGCTCGGGTTCGTCCTCGTCGATGTACAGACTTCGCCGGAAGAGAAGCGGCATGAGCGATTCTTTCCCCAAAATCTCCGTTTCCGGGCTCTCCACGTCGCTCTTGTACCGCCGAATCCTGTACGAATCGAGTTCGTTTCGATTCTCGGTGACACGCTCGAGGACCTCGAGGACGTCTCCACTCACTTCGTCACGATACGTTTTCCCGACCTCGATCCCGATGACTGGGACGTCGGTCGGCCAGTCCCAGTCGAA
This is a stretch of genomic DNA from Natrinema salifodinae. It encodes these proteins:
- a CDS encoding nucleotidyltransferase family protein; amino-acid sequence: MMFEEPPIVDVPSVEEGTNESTAIHGVVLAAGTSSRYGRSNKLLELIDGDPLVCHAVASFVESRLANVTVVLGHDRERVRAALREYDVAFRYNRSYKQGQSASVREGIEAAREASADAVIFGLGDMPNVSPTTVDALVESYERGDGSALAAGYDGSRGNPVLFDSQHFDALGSVTGDIGGRDILRNAPDAAIVDTADPGVLRDIDRPTDLKNGEYDAD